From Spirochaetota bacterium, one genomic window encodes:
- the fusA gene encoding elongation factor G produces the protein MLKEYKTKDIRNVAIIGHGSTGKSTLFDAMLLIGGKIDKIGSPKDGTLTSDYDDEEKNRQMSIRSALGFVEMDDVKINIIDTPGMSDFIGEARAALQAAEAAILVVDAVDGVQIETEKVWRYLNEMKIPRIIFINRMDKERASFEKVIGNLSTDLNAKVAPLCLPIGEAENLKGIIDLIAMKAMIPKPDGKTIAVTDIPAEFKENAELQQTVLVEQAAEGEDALIEKFLDGQTLTVDEIRRGLKTMLSEAKLHPVICGSPQKLVGIKNLLNVIRDFVPAPKEGTEFKGHAMGDVKTAKSVVMKPDQPVSAIVWKTYIDQYAGRFNYFKVISGELLPDTELLNAHRNSRERIGKLYSMIGSKQVDMPKITCGDIGVAVKLERTNTLDTLCDPKTQVELDIITLPHPVFPYAIEAGKKGDEDKIGQILQKITDENPTITYQFNPETHQTVLSGMGEMQLDIILKTLREKNKLEVLTEEPRVAYRETITRKAEAQYKHKKQTGGHGQYGDVSIRVEPLPRGGGFEFLNSIVGGVIPKQYIPGCEKGFKEGMEEGVLGRFPVVDVRVDLFFGSYHDVDSSEMSFKIAARSALKKAMESAGPILLEPVMEVDVFVDKDFMGDILNDINGRRGRVLGMGTKDESDAGVSVVKAQVPLAEMLRYSIDLRAMTSGKATFEMRFSHYDPISGKIAEKVVEERKKMLEEEANK, from the coding sequence ATGCTCAAAGAGTATAAAACGAAGGACATACGCAATGTGGCCATAATCGGCCACGGCAGTACCGGCAAATCGACGCTCTTCGACGCGATGCTGCTTATTGGCGGAAAAATCGACAAGATTGGAAGCCCCAAGGACGGAACGCTCACCTCCGACTACGACGACGAGGAAAAAAACAGGCAGATGTCCATCCGCAGCGCCCTGGGATTCGTCGAGATGGACGACGTGAAGATCAATATCATTGACACACCCGGCATGTCCGATTTCATAGGCGAGGCGCGGGCCGCCCTCCAGGCCGCCGAGGCCGCGATCCTGGTGGTGGATGCGGTGGACGGCGTGCAAATCGAAACCGAAAAGGTATGGCGGTACCTGAACGAAATGAAGATTCCGCGCATTATCTTCATCAACCGCATGGACAAGGAGCGCGCGAGCTTCGAGAAGGTGATCGGGAACCTGAGCACCGACCTCAACGCAAAGGTCGCCCCCCTGTGCCTTCCCATCGGGGAGGCCGAAAACCTCAAGGGCATAATCGACCTCATCGCCATGAAGGCGATGATACCAAAACCGGACGGCAAAACGATCGCCGTCACCGACATCCCCGCCGAATTCAAGGAAAATGCCGAACTGCAGCAGACCGTGCTTGTCGAACAGGCCGCGGAGGGCGAGGACGCCCTCATCGAGAAATTCCTCGATGGTCAGACCCTTACGGTCGACGAGATTCGCCGCGGGCTCAAGACCATGCTCAGCGAGGCGAAGCTCCATCCCGTGATCTGCGGCTCTCCCCAGAAGCTCGTGGGCATCAAGAACCTGCTTAATGTGATCAGGGATTTCGTTCCCGCCCCGAAGGAAGGCACCGAGTTCAAAGGCCACGCCATGGGCGACGTGAAAACGGCGAAATCCGTGGTCATGAAGCCGGACCAGCCGGTCTCCGCGATCGTGTGGAAAACGTATATCGACCAGTACGCGGGCCGTTTCAACTATTTCAAGGTCATCTCCGGGGAGCTCCTTCCCGATACCGAGCTGCTGAACGCGCACAGGAACTCGCGCGAGCGCATCGGCAAACTCTACTCGATGATCGGGAGCAAGCAGGTCGACATGCCCAAGATCACCTGCGGCGATATCGGCGTCGCGGTCAAGCTGGAACGGACGAACACGCTTGACACCCTGTGCGATCCCAAGACCCAGGTCGAGCTTGACATCATCACCCTTCCGCATCCCGTGTTCCCGTATGCGATCGAGGCGGGAAAGAAGGGCGACGAGGACAAGATAGGTCAGATACTCCAGAAGATCACCGACGAGAACCCGACCATCACCTACCAGTTCAACCCGGAAACACATCAAACGGTCCTGTCCGGGATGGGCGAGATGCAGCTCGATATCATCCTGAAAACGCTCCGTGAAAAGAACAAACTCGAAGTGCTCACCGAGGAGCCGCGGGTCGCCTACCGCGAAACCATTACGAGGAAAGCAGAGGCACAGTACAAGCATAAGAAACAAACCGGCGGCCACGGGCAGTACGGCGACGTGAGCATCCGCGTGGAGCCGCTTCCGCGCGGGGGCGGGTTCGAGTTCCTGAACTCGATCGTGGGCGGCGTCATTCCCAAGCAATATATACCCGGCTGCGAAAAGGGTTTCAAAGAAGGCATGGAGGAAGGGGTGCTGGGACGCTTCCCCGTGGTCGACGTGCGCGTGGACTTGTTCTTTGGATCGTACCACGACGTGGACTCGTCCGAAATGTCGTTCAAGATCGCGGCCCGCAGCGCTCTGAAGAAGGCGATGGAATCGGCGGGGCCCATTCTCCTTGAGCCCGTCATGGAGGTGGACGTGTTCGTGGACAAGGATTTCATGGGCGATATCCTGAACGACATCAACGGCAGAAGGGGACGTGTCCTGGGCATGGGCACCAAGGACGAGAGCGACGCGGGCGTGTCGGTTGTCAAGGCCCAGGTGCCGCTGGCGGAGATGCTGCGCTACTCGATCGACTTGCGCGCCATGACATCCGGCAAGGCCACCTTCGAGATGCGCTTTTCCCATTACGATCCCATCTCGGGCAAGATAGCCGAGAAGGTGGTCGAGGAGCGCAAGAAGATGCTCGAGGAAGAAGCGAACAAGTAA
- a CDS encoding diguanylate cyclase, which produces MKVLIVEEDQFLQNALRKLFTKQGFEVLIRAQGDDALRTIAEERIRIVVTDWVLPGPGMDGLALCRRVRKLRLPRYVYMIVITSKTRKKDIVEALDAGADDYITKPFEEEELAARVRAGIRIIELENKLINNQKKLMKLAKEDPLTRILNRRALFDEILREISRSSRENSPFATVLVDADDFKAINEAHGQLAGDLALVEFAKRIKDSCREYDLIGRYGGEEFLIFLPKTDREGSRVVAERIREAINAEKMIFGDASISLTASVGLCPYSFSGEGRGKIANEQLMDELIKKTDYALYLAKQQGKNRVIMFEPRMERELDR; this is translated from the coding sequence ATGAAGGTACTCATCGTCGAGGAAGACCAGTTTCTGCAGAACGCGCTCAGGAAGCTCTTCACCAAGCAGGGCTTCGAGGTTCTGATACGCGCGCAGGGGGACGATGCCCTGCGCACCATCGCCGAAGAAAGGATACGCATCGTGGTGACCGACTGGGTGCTCCCCGGGCCGGGAATGGACGGACTCGCCCTGTGCCGGCGCGTGCGGAAGCTCAGGCTGCCGCGCTACGTCTACATGATCGTCATCACCTCGAAGACGCGCAAGAAGGACATCGTCGAGGCGTTGGACGCCGGCGCCGACGACTACATCACGAAGCCGTTCGAGGAAGAAGAGCTCGCAGCCCGCGTGCGCGCGGGAATCCGCATTATCGAGCTCGAGAACAAGCTCATCAACAACCAGAAAAAGCTCATGAAGCTCGCGAAGGAGGATCCGCTCACCAGGATACTGAATCGCCGCGCCCTCTTCGACGAGATCCTCCGCGAGATAAGCCGCTCCTCGCGCGAGAATTCGCCCTTCGCGACCGTCCTCGTGGACGCCGACGACTTCAAGGCCATCAACGAAGCCCACGGCCAGCTCGCCGGCGACCTGGCGCTGGTCGAGTTCGCGAAGCGCATCAAGGACAGCTGCCGCGAATACGACCTGATCGGCCGCTACGGGGGCGAGGAATTCCTCATATTCCTTCCTAAAACGGACCGGGAGGGCTCGCGTGTCGTCGCCGAGCGCATTCGCGAGGCGATCAATGCGGAAAAGATGATATTCGGCGACGCGTCCATCAGTCTCACCGCGAGCGTGGGGTTGTGTCCCTACTCGTTCTCGGGCGAGGGCCGCGGAAAGATCGCGAACGAGCAGCTCATGGATGAGCTCATCAAGAAGACCGACTACGCGCTTTACCTCGCGAAACAGCAGGGCAAAAACCGCGTTATCATGTTCGAGCCCCGGATGGAGCGCGAGCTGGATCGCTAA
- a CDS encoding sigma-70 family RNA polymerase sigma factor has protein sequence MTENEFARIVTDTKRVVLSAVERHLPPRFHHAIDDVVQETYLRAYTRLVRGAFRGDAQIGTWLYEIAKNESLRMGGRLAREEEKSRRAGIALAGRVTEMERAEEKIALEEFAAQIRALPEKYRTVMELAAAGCGEREISERLGIRAGTVKSRMSRGRELLARMGMGGGS, from the coding sequence ATGACTGAAAATGAGTTCGCGCGCATAGTTACGGATACAAAGCGGGTGGTGCTCTCTGCCGTGGAGAGGCACCTCCCGCCGCGTTTCCATCACGCGATCGACGATGTGGTGCAGGAAACCTACCTGCGCGCGTACACGCGGCTCGTGCGCGGCGCGTTCAGGGGCGATGCGCAGATAGGCACATGGCTTTACGAGATCGCGAAGAACGAGTCGCTGCGCATGGGCGGGCGGCTCGCCCGCGAGGAGGAGAAATCGCGCCGTGCGGGGATCGCCCTTGCCGGGCGCGTGACCGAAATGGAGCGCGCCGAGGAGAAAATTGCCCTTGAGGAATTCGCGGCGCAGATACGCGCACTCCCCGAGAAGTACCGAACCGTGATGGAGCTGGCCGCGGCGGGATGCGGGGAGCGAGAAATAAGTGAGAGGCTGGGTATCAGGGCGGGGACGGTGAAGTCGCGCATGTCGCGCGGGAGGGAGCTCCTGGCGCGCATGGGCATGGGGGGAGGTTCGTGA
- a CDS encoding periplasmic heavy metal sensor gives MKSRLLYVMTVLAVLAFAGSLYAEPGQGGRFGGGKGDARYCEDGRGMGPRDGMGMGPGEGRGMGPRHFFGDPAYIKEQLGLSDDQVNKIDAINTEHRKQMLTIREQLEPRRIRLEKMLLEENVDLSQVRAVLKEIADLQVELRLLRIKHHIAIEKVLTADQRAKLRAEREAMRMHHPPDRDDN, from the coding sequence ATGAAATCGCGATTGTTGTATGTAATGACGGTACTCGCGGTGCTCGCGTTCGCCGGCAGCCTTTACGCCGAGCCGGGACAGGGCGGAAGGTTCGGGGGCGGGAAGGGAGACGCGCGTTACTGCGAGGACGGCCGCGGCATGGGTCCGCGCGACGGCATGGGCATGGGGCCGGGAGAAGGCAGGGGTATGGGACCGCGGCATTTCTTCGGGGATCCGGCGTACATTAAAGAACAGCTCGGTCTTTCGGACGACCAGGTTAACAAGATTGACGCCATCAACACGGAGCACAGGAAGCAGATGCTCACTATCCGCGAACAGCTCGAGCCCAGGCGCATAAGGCTGGAAAAGATGCTGCTTGAGGAGAACGTGGATCTCTCGCAGGTACGCGCGGTATTGAAGGAGATCGCCGACCTGCAGGTCGAGCTTCGCCTCCTTCGCATCAAGCACCATATCGCTATCGAAAAGGTGCTCACCGCCGACCAGCGCGCCAAACTTCGCGCGGAGCGTGAAGCGATGAGGATGCATCATCCGCCCGATCGCGATGACAATTGA
- a CDS encoding NAD(P)/FAD-dependent oxidoreductase has translation MKHVIIGNGVAGTEAALAIRKSDPGASITLVSESPHLYYYRPRVIEYLAGEIAPEKLYIYKPDFYEKNGIEIVLGTRVSDILPAEKAVLDDRGVRRSWDRLLVATGARAFVPPIPGAALEGVFSLRGIRDTERILEYAKGVDRVAVIGGGLLGLEAAHSLSRLGKSVTVIELFEWLLPRQLDETGGRILRGMLESKGLSFVLGDNVSSIQGEGRVEKLVLKSGNEIHAGLVLVSAGIRCNIELAQRAGIATGNGIIVDDRLRTSIPDIYAAGDPVEHRGRVYGIWPVAREQGRVAGLNMAGVDTAFEGAVMANVLKITGIDLFSAGDFNNQSCDVLVSRGEGIYRKLCVDLSNPLGAIVLGDAEAVKLAQKVIEGKVPAEEFRKMF, from the coding sequence ATGAAGCATGTAATAATCGGAAACGGCGTGGCCGGGACGGAGGCAGCCCTCGCAATCCGCAAGTCCGACCCCGGGGCCTCCATCACCCTGGTTTCGGAATCGCCGCACCTGTACTACTACCGCCCCCGCGTGATCGAATACCTCGCCGGGGAGATCGCCCCTGAAAAGCTCTACATCTACAAACCCGACTTCTACGAAAAAAACGGGATAGAGATCGTGCTCGGGACGCGGGTGTCCGATATTCTTCCCGCCGAGAAAGCCGTGCTGGACGACAGGGGTGTGCGCCGGTCCTGGGACAGGCTCCTCGTCGCGACGGGCGCGCGCGCCTTCGTCCCGCCCATACCGGGCGCCGCGCTGGAAGGCGTGTTCTCCCTCCGGGGCATTCGCGACACTGAGCGCATCCTGGAATACGCGAAGGGCGTCGACAGGGTCGCGGTCATAGGCGGGGGGCTCTTGGGGCTCGAAGCCGCGCACAGCCTGAGCAGGCTCGGTAAGAGCGTCACCGTGATAGAGTTATTCGAGTGGCTGCTTCCCCGCCAGCTCGACGAAACGGGGGGACGCATATTAAGGGGCATGCTCGAATCCAAGGGGCTTTCCTTCGTACTGGGCGACAACGTGAGCTCTATCCAGGGTGAGGGGCGCGTCGAGAAACTGGTATTGAAATCCGGGAACGAGATTCACGCGGGTCTCGTGCTCGTCTCCGCGGGCATACGCTGCAACATCGAGCTCGCGCAGAGGGCCGGGATCGCGACCGGCAACGGGATCATCGTGGACGACCGGCTTCGCACCTCGATACCGGACATCTATGCCGCCGGCGACCCTGTGGAGCATCGCGGCAGGGTATACGGGATATGGCCCGTCGCGCGTGAGCAGGGACGCGTCGCCGGACTCAACATGGCGGGCGTCGATACCGCCTTCGAGGGGGCCGTCATGGCGAACGTGCTCAAGATCACCGGCATCGACCTCTTCTCGGCTGGCGATTTCAACAACCAGTCGTGCGACGTGTTGGTTTCCCGTGGCGAAGGCATCTACCGCAAGCTCTGCGTCGATTTAAGCAACCCGCTGGGCGCAATCGTCCTGGGGGACGCCGAGGCCGTCAAGCTCGCGCAGAAAGTGATCGAGGGGAAGGTGCCCGCGGAGGAGTTCAGGAAGATGTTCTAG
- a CDS encoding DUF2283 domain-containing protein: protein MKVFYDKQTDSVYIQFDERRPEGVVEVKEGVNVDVLPGGRIGGIEILGASGKMDIRTILTYTIDEDALASIR, encoded by the coding sequence ATGAAAGTATTTTATGACAAACAGACCGATTCAGTGTATATACAATTCGATGAGCGGCGACCCGAAGGCGTCGTGGAGGTTAAAGAAGGAGTGAACGTCGATGTACTTCCCGGGGGAAGGATCGGCGGAATAGAAATACTAGGGGCCTCCGGCAAGATGGACATAAGGACCATCCTCACCTATACGATAGACGAAGACGCGCTCGCTTCGATTCGCTAG
- a CDS encoding pyridoxal phosphate-dependent aminotransferase, protein MISKKAQEVTPFIVMDVMARAEELERRGEHVIHLEVGEPDFDTPEVIREAAIEAIRSGKTHYTHAMGLIELREAICAHYHDEYNVRVTPDQVLVTSGTSPAFLFMMLSILESGDEVITSNPRYACYPNFINSVNGKIVEVRTYPEDGFQYRPDEIRKVLSPRTRGIIVNSPCNPTGIVMTDKNLEDIAQFGDQYIISDEIYHGLVYEGRARSILEFTDKAFVVNGFSKLFAMTGWRLGYLIFPREFSTAMQRIHQNFMISANSFVQWACIDAYRQAVPEIKSMIGIYNERRRYMIDRLRAIGFRIHVEPTGAFYVFADGRHLFEDSYKTAFSIVEKAKVGVTPGVDFGSGGEGFLRFSYANSVENIKEGLDRVERYFKG, encoded by the coding sequence ATGATCTCGAAAAAAGCTCAGGAAGTGACTCCCTTCATCGTCATGGACGTCATGGCGCGGGCGGAGGAGCTTGAGCGCAGGGGGGAGCATGTCATCCATCTCGAGGTGGGCGAGCCCGATTTCGACACGCCCGAGGTGATCCGCGAGGCGGCCATCGAGGCGATCAGGTCGGGCAAGACGCACTATACCCACGCAATGGGGCTCATCGAGCTCCGCGAGGCGATATGCGCGCATTACCACGACGAGTACAATGTTCGCGTGACTCCCGACCAGGTGCTCGTCACCTCCGGGACATCTCCGGCGTTCCTGTTCATGATGCTTTCCATTCTCGAGTCGGGCGACGAGGTGATCACCTCCAACCCGCGCTACGCGTGCTACCCGAACTTCATAAACTCCGTGAACGGGAAGATCGTCGAGGTGCGGACCTATCCCGAGGACGGCTTCCAGTACCGGCCCGACGAGATCCGGAAGGTGCTTTCACCGCGCACCAGGGGCATTATCGTGAACTCGCCCTGCAATCCCACCGGCATCGTGATGACCGATAAAAACCTTGAGGACATCGCGCAGTTTGGCGATCAATATATTATTTCGGACGAGATATATCACGGGCTGGTCTACGAGGGGCGCGCCCGCTCCATCCTCGAATTTACAGATAAGGCCTTCGTGGTGAACGGATTCTCGAAGCTCTTCGCGATGACCGGATGGAGGTTGGGCTACCTGATCTTCCCCCGCGAGTTTTCCACGGCCATGCAGCGCATCCACCAGAACTTCATGATCTCGGCGAACAGCTTCGTGCAGTGGGCGTGCATCGACGCATACCGGCAAGCGGTACCCGAGATCAAATCGATGATCGGCATTTACAACGAGCGGCGGCGCTACATGATCGACCGTCTTCGTGCAATCGGATTCAGGATCCACGTCGAGCCCACGGGCGCGTTTTACGTGTTTGCGGACGGGCGTCACCTGTTCGAAGATTCCTACAAGACCGCCTTCAGCATTGTGGAAAAGGCCAAGGTAGGCGTCACACCGGGCGTCGATTTCGGCTCGGGCGGGGAGGGATTCCTCCGCTTTTCGTACGCGAATTCGGTTGAAAATATCAAGGAAGGACTGGACCGGGTGGAGCGGTACTTTAAGGGCTGA
- a CDS encoding flippase-like domain-containing protein, producing MKDTTTNHAPESADEIIRERRKRILNPRTVVFFALSAGLVYFLLRRIDLGETARTFRDADYRLLGLACVIYVFSNLFKSIRFAVLLKDLEVPQFKLFAITSYHNFFNQILPARTGELTFVYYLKKLAGADISRGLHALLVTRIFDFIIVAAFFVCSIIIHYGRQTSVALLAVGIGFLALSIVSLFYLKWIVILSRSVFERTMAVLRLREKSIVKKVLAKVIEVEDEFSGFDTKRFIPGLAFTSLLVWGALYSMSFVTIHAFGVDINFMQSVAGATGAVLTNVLPINSFGSFGTLEVGWTGGFMLVGMGEQDAITTGFGNHILNFVAAAAIAIAGAIVLKVKNRK from the coding sequence ATGAAAGATACTACAACGAACCACGCACCAGAATCCGCGGACGAAATAATCCGCGAAAGGAGGAAGCGGATTCTCAATCCCCGGACCGTAGTGTTTTTCGCACTGTCCGCGGGGCTCGTTTACTTTCTGCTCCGGCGCATCGACCTGGGAGAGACCGCGCGGACCTTCCGCGATGCCGATTACCGGCTCCTTGGCCTTGCCTGCGTTATATACGTGTTTTCGAACCTGTTCAAGTCGATCCGCTTCGCCGTTTTGCTCAAAGATCTCGAGGTTCCGCAATTCAAGCTCTTCGCGATCACGAGCTACCATAATTTCTTCAACCAGATACTCCCCGCGAGGACGGGCGAGCTCACCTTCGTGTACTATTTGAAGAAATTGGCGGGGGCCGATATTTCCCGCGGGCTGCACGCGCTCCTGGTCACCCGCATATTCGATTTTATCATCGTCGCCGCATTCTTCGTATGCTCGATAATCATCCATTACGGAAGGCAGACCTCAGTAGCCCTGCTTGCGGTCGGGATCGGATTTCTCGCGTTATCCATCGTTTCCCTGTTCTACCTCAAATGGATCGTCATACTTTCGCGCTCCGTCTTTGAACGCACGATGGCCGTGCTTCGCCTGCGCGAAAAATCGATCGTGAAAAAGGTTCTGGCGAAGGTGATCGAGGTGGAAGATGAGTTCTCCGGCTTCGACACGAAACGTTTCATCCCGGGACTCGCCTTTACGAGCCTGCTGGTGTGGGGCGCGCTGTATTCAATGTCCTTCGTGACGATCCACGCCTTCGGCGTCGATATTAACTTCATGCAATCGGTTGCGGGCGCGACGGGCGCGGTGCTCACCAACGTGCTCCCCATAAACAGCTTCGGGAGCTTCGGAACGCTCGAGGTGGGCTGGACCGGCGGCTTCATGCTCGTGGGCATGGGCGAACAGGACGCGATCACCACCGGGTTCGGAAACCACATACTCAATTTCGTCGCCGCGGCGGCGATCGCGATTGCAGGCGCAATCGTGCTGAAGGTAAAAAATCGTAAATAA
- a CDS encoding class I SAM-dependent methyltransferase has product MREKMIKSSLLLSMFNRFDFLIRVMYSRVPFLRDAIRAILFNKLYARSGNYCYAMHCRIVAALKRARIPIKNSVVLEIGPGTSLIMGIGFLLKSARKIILVDKYPRWDRTNISEDIEYLKEKVKKDAMRFFESDFRPRADRFFYAPNSVEDMKDVPDGSVDIIVSAGVLEHVTDMDTAFREMNRILKPRGVMYHYISLADHYNFDKPFKFLKYSDRVWNTLLTKEGYSFTNRLRSDDYMDFAGRYGFKLLDVERGTGLNLDSCKLHKKFAEKNREDLETINLYALFRKT; this is encoded by the coding sequence ATGCGTGAAAAAATGATCAAATCGTCATTGCTGCTGTCCATGTTCAACCGGTTCGACTTTTTAATCAGGGTGATGTATTCCCGCGTGCCGTTTCTCCGTGACGCTATTCGTGCCATCCTATTCAATAAACTATACGCGCGCAGCGGAAATTACTGCTACGCGATGCACTGCCGCATCGTCGCTGCGCTGAAGCGCGCGCGGATACCAATCAAGAATTCCGTAGTCCTGGAGATCGGTCCGGGCACGTCGCTGATCATGGGCATCGGCTTCCTGCTTAAATCGGCTAGAAAAATCATACTGGTCGACAAGTATCCTCGCTGGGACAGGACCAATATCAGCGAGGATATCGAGTACCTCAAGGAGAAGGTGAAGAAGGACGCGATGCGGTTTTTCGAGTCGGATTTCAGGCCCAGGGCAGACAGGTTTTTTTACGCGCCTAATTCCGTGGAAGACATGAAGGACGTTCCGGACGGCTCGGTCGATATCATAGTGAGCGCAGGCGTGCTCGAGCACGTGACCGACATGGATACCGCCTTCAGGGAGATGAACAGGATTTTAAAACCGCGGGGGGTCATGTATCATTACATTTCCCTGGCCGATCACTATAATTTCGACAAGCCCTTCAAGTTTCTGAAATATTCGGACCGGGTATGGAATACGCTGCTCACGAAGGAGGGATATTCCTTCACGAACAGGCTCAGGTCGGATGATTACATGGATTTTGCGGGCAGGTACGGGTTTAAATTGCTTGATGTCGAAAGGGGGACGGGACTCAATCTGGATTCCTGTAAACTCCACAAGAAGTTCGCGGAAAAAAACCGGGAAGACCTTGAGACGATCAATCTCTACGCCCTGTTCCGCAAAACCTAG
- a CDS encoding glycosyltransferase family 2 protein — translation MARKARTKLIVIVPAYNEAERIEATIKALKTVRAPFAKMGVDHLVYVIDDGSSDDTGKLAQAAGADKVVRHKINRGLGAAIRTGLGSARKDGADIVVKFDADLQHDPNDIFPMIQPIQDDEADVVYGNRFEKIAYKMPFVRRIGNIMFTGLMRFLTGWPLKDSQPGIFAVNKDYLENFYLPGNYNYTQQVLLDAYHRGLRFAHVSVSFQRRITGKSFVSLKYPFKVSRQILMVLVSVEPMKIFGSIGLLFLAPAFLLFATELALYFMGLDDKPVVHVNLLLGLSVFGLQTFFFGLIAELIVKTRKQ, via the coding sequence ATGGCAAGAAAAGCACGCACGAAGCTCATAGTAATAGTCCCGGCCTACAACGAGGCCGAACGCATCGAGGCAACCATCAAGGCGCTCAAGACCGTCCGGGCGCCTTTCGCGAAAATGGGCGTCGACCACCTGGTCTACGTGATCGACGACGGCTCTTCCGACGATACGGGCAAGCTCGCACAGGCCGCGGGCGCGGACAAAGTGGTGCGCCACAAGATCAACCGGGGACTGGGGGCGGCGATACGCACCGGTCTCGGAAGCGCGCGCAAGGACGGCGCAGACATCGTCGTCAAGTTCGACGCCGATCTCCAGCACGACCCCAACGACATCTTCCCCATGATACAGCCTATCCAGGACGACGAGGCCGACGTGGTGTACGGCAACCGCTTCGAAAAAATCGCCTACAAGATGCCGTTCGTGCGCCGGATCGGGAACATCATGTTCACCGGGCTCATGCGCTTTCTCACCGGGTGGCCTCTTAAAGACAGCCAGCCGGGCATATTCGCGGTCAACAAGGACTACCTGGAAAACTTTTACCTGCCCGGCAATTACAACTACACGCAGCAGGTGCTCCTGGACGCCTACCACCGTGGATTGCGTTTCGCCCACGTCTCGGTCTCCTTCCAGAGGCGCATTACCGGTAAATCTTTCGTATCGCTCAAGTACCCCTTCAAGGTCTCGCGGCAGATACTCATGGTCCTGGTGTCCGTGGAACCCATGAAGATATTCGGGTCAATAGGACTCCTGTTTTTAGCGCCCGCATTTTTGCTTTTCGCGACTGAACTTGCGCTATATTTCATGGGACTGGACGACAAGCCGGTGGTGCACGTGAACCTGCTGCTGGGCCTCTCGGTATTCGGCCTGCAGACCTTTTTCTTCGGGCTCATCGCCGAGCTCATCGTCAAGACGCGCAAACAGTAA